Within the Planctomycetota bacterium genome, the region AGGCCGATTCCTGTGCGACAAGCGTCCCGCTTGTCGTTGGGTCAAAGAAGCCGCAAGCCGCAAGCGGGACGCTCGCAGCTACGTCGCTACATTGCGCCAGCCGATGGACTTGACGCCGGGCAGCTCGCGCAGGTGGCGGAAGACGACCTGCTCGCTGGCGAGACCGCGGCGGAAGCGCACGTTGAACGTGGCGTGCACGCGGCGCTGCTCAAGGTTCTCGTCGAACTCCTGCGACTGCACGTGCATGCCCTGGCGCTCGATGGCGTCGTGTGCGCGCGCGACGACCTCCTCGGCGCAATCGCCGCACTCGGCCACGAGGAGGATCTCGCGGTAGGTGTCGGCATGCAGTCGGTGCTCGAAGCGCGCCAGCAGGAGGAGCACCAGGAGGGCCAACAGCGTGCTGGCGACCGCGAGGGCATACGCGCCCGCGCCGACGGCAATGCCCAGCGACGCGACGAACCAGATGCATGCGGCGGTGGTGAGGCCGCGATGGGTGCTCTTGAGCTTCATGATGGCGCCCGCCCCGAGGAACCCGATGCCCGTGAGCACCCCGGCCGCAATGCGGCTGGGGTCCACGCGCAAGGTCGCATCGGCCGGCAGGCGCTGGTAGAGCTGCATCGAGACGACCATGGCCATCGTGGTGCCGAGGCAGACCATGATGTGGGTGCGCAGGCCCGCCGCCCGGCCGTGCAACTCGCGCTCGAGGCCGATCGCTCCGCCCAGCAGCGCCGCGGCGACGAGAGGCAGCAGGACCTCATGAATGAACGCGGCTTCCACGGTCACCGACGCAAGCAGGGACATGGGCATTCTCCCCCTACCGCAATATGACCTTCGCGCTGACGAGCGAATGCGGCGGCACGGTGGCGCGCAGGGTGCTGCCCTTGGCGGCCAGGTCGAAGCGCTTCGGCCGCACCTTGTTTGGCGTGTCCGGGCCGTTGCAGTCGCGAACGTCCTTCGCCGTGAGCACCTTGGCCACGACCTTCTCCGCCTTGCCGCCGCGGAGGGAGATCGTCACGTCCAGGGCCTCCGTCAGGTGCAGGTTCTGGAAGGTGATGACGCACTCGCCTCTCGCGGCATCGAGCGAGGCCGAAGCGCTCACCACGGGGTGCGGCACCGCCGCGCCGTCGCCCTTCCGCGCCTCCACCGTCGGCACGTCGTCGAGGTCCACGCGCACGGCGGCGTTGCCCATGTGGCCCTGATAGAGGTCGTAGGCGTGGTAGGTGGGCGTGAGCCACATCTTCTCCTCCTGCGTCTGGGCCACGCATTGGAGGACGTTGAGGGTCTGGGCGATGTTAGCCATCGTCACCACGTCGGCATGGCGGTTGAAGGCGTCGAAGCACGCGGCGGCGGCCAGGGCGTCGCGCAGGGTGTTCCGCTGGTAGAGTCCGCTGTCGCCCCTGGCCTCGGGGTGCCAGACGCCCCACTCGTCCACGATGACACCGATCTTGCGCCCCGTGCGGTTGAAGAGGGCGATGGCGGTGGCGGCCTCGACGATGTCCTGCTCGACCTGGAGGGCGCGGGGGTAGAGGTTGTAGTACTCGGTGTCGGTGAACTCGGTGGCATGGCCGCAGTTGTAGTAGCGGTGGACGGAGAGGTGGTCGAGCATGCGGAAGTCGCCGAGGGTTTCGAGGAACTTGCGATTCCAGTCGGGGGTGGTGTGGCCGCAGGCGATGAGTTCGATGGGCGAGGATGAGCGGCCGCGCAGGTAGCAGGCGAAGCGGCGGTACTCGCGGGCGTAGTCGTCGGGCGCGAAGCGCCCGCCGCAGCCCCAGTTCTCGTTGCCCACGCCCCAGTACTTCACGTTGAACGGCTCGGGGCTGCCGTTGGCGGCGCGATGCTGGGCGCGGGTGGTGGGGTGCGCGCAGTTGCAGTACTCGACCCAGGCGGCGGCCTCCTCGGGCGTGCCGGAGCCGACGTTGAGGCAGATGTAGGGTTCGGCGCCCGTCTGGCGGCAGAGGTCCATGAACTCGTGCGTGCCGAAGTGGTTGCTCTCGGTGTCGTGCCACCAGATGTTCAGGCGGCTGGGGCGGGCGTCGCGGGGGCCGACGCCGTCGAGCCAGTGATAGTCGTCGGCAAAGCAGCCGCCGGGCCAGCGGATGACGGGCGCGCGCAGCCGCCGCATCGCGGCCACCGTGTCGTTGCGGATGCCGCGGGTGTTGGGGATGGCCGAGCCCTCGCCCACCCAGAAGCCCTCGTAGATGCAGCGGCCCAGGTGCTCGGCGAAGTGGCCGTAGAGCATCGGGCTGATCGTCGCCAGCCTGTCCTCGACGCGAATCGTCAGCTTCGCCATGTCGGCTCTCCTCCAAGGGTGCTGCGCGCAACTATAGATGCCCCATGCCGGCGTGTCAAGCCGCTTGACACGCTTGAGGTAGGGCGTGCATACTTGCACGCGGGACGAGGAAGATGGTGTGCAGGTATGCACACCCTACCGCGAACAAGGAGCGAGGCATGGCAGCGCGATACGTCCTCATCGGCGCCGGCAGCGTGTCGTTCACCCGCGGCCTCGTGGCCGACATCATCCGCACGGGCAAGGAGATCGAGCTGGGGCTGGTGGACATCCGCCCCGAGGCGCTCGACGTGGCCGAGAAGCTGGTGGCCCGGATGGCCGCGGCCAAGGGCGCGCCCATTCGCATCACGGCATCCCTCGACCGCCGAGAGCTCCTGCCCGGCGCCCACGCGGTCATCTGCACGGTCGGTGTGGGCGGGCGCCGCGCCTGGGCCGCCGACATCACGGTGCCCCGCAAGCACGGCATCTTCCAGCCCGTGGGCGACACGGCGATGCCGGGCGGACTCTCCCGCGCGCTGCGGATGATCCCCGCAATGGTGGGCGTGGCGCGCGACGTGCTCGAGCTGTGCCCCGGGGCGCTCTTCTTCAACTACGGCAACCCGATGACCGCCGTGTGCCGCGCCATCCGCAAGGCCACGGGGGCCAACGTCGTGGGCCTCTGCCACGGCGTGCTCGGCACCGCGCAGTACCTCGCCCGCTTCATCGGCGTTCCCTTCGACGAGGTCACTTACACCGCCGTCGGCCTCAACCACATGACCTGGTTCACCGAGTTCCGCCACAAGGGCAAGGACGCCTGGCCCGCCGTCCGGGCCGAGGTCGCGAAGCGGCTCGGCGCCGCGCCCGACCGGCTGCTCGACGCCTTCGCGGACCTCGGCGACAGCCCCGAGGCGCTGGCGAAGCTCGACAACCCCTTCTCCTGGCACGCCTTCGCCCTCTACGGCGCCTTCCCCGCCGTGCTGGACCGCCACGCCATCGAGTTCTTCCCCCAGCTCATCCCCGGCGGCGCCTATTACGGCAAGACGCTGGGCGTGGACGCCTTCAGCATGGAGGCGGTGATCGAGGGCGGCGACCGCGCCTGGGAGCAGATGCGCCGCGTCGCCCTCGGCCAGGAGCCGCTGCCCGACGCCTACTTCGGCTCCGGCGGCGGCGAGCACGAGCAGGTCATCAGCATCATAGACAGCGTGGACACCGATGCCGGCCGCATCTACTCCGCCAACCTGCCCAACCGCGGCCAGGTCGCGAACCTGCCGCCCGAGGCCGTCCTCGAAAGCCCCGCCATCGCCGACGCCAGCGGCCTGCGCCCCATCGGCCTGGGCGAGTTGCCCAGCGGCCTCGCCGCCACGCTCGCCAGCCGCATCGCCGTCATCGAGACCATCGTGGACGCCGCGCTGACGGGCCGCCGCGACCTTTTCGTCCAGGCCCTCGTCGCCGAAGGTTCGGTGAGTTCGCTCACCAAGGCCCAACTCCTGGCCGACGACCTCCTCGCGGCCCACGCCGAACATCTGCCGCAGTTCGCAGGCCACTGACCGAACGGCCGCGACGCGGAACACGAGCGTGCCGCCCGGGACCGGATGGCCGAAAGGGGAGACAGGCGACTTCAGGAGTCGCGGCCCGGCGCCGGCTCGTGATGATAGGGCAGGAAGACCTGGTGGTAGAGGTCGCGCGGGTCGGTGATGACGAGGTGGTCGAAGCGCGGGTCGTTGGGCACGAGGAGAAAAGGCCAGAACTGGGCGCCGCCCAGGGCGCCGTGGCTGGCCACCTGGTCGTCGAAGCACACGAAGCCCCGTTCATCGTAGGTGCCGAAGAGGATGAGGTCGCCCGAGTTGGCGAAGCCGCCCATGCGCTCCAGCGCGCGTCGCCCGAGCGGACCCGCGTCGTCGTAGGGGGCCAGCGGGTTCTCGCCCTCGAGCACCGTCACCTCGCCGTCGAACAGGCGGCCGACGCCGCGCCGCGAGCGCAGGATCAGGCCGCCCTCCGCCGCTTTCGTAGCCACGAGGCCCACCCCGGGGTGCTGCACGAGGAAGTCCAGGACGTCGGGGAACTCGCGCCGCACGGCCGCGTCGTCGAGCCGATCGGGCCAGCGCGAGAAGTACACGTGCGCCAGCGTGCCCGAGTAGGTCACCACGAAGTCGTTGTCCTCGTCCACGTAGTATTTCTCGACGAGGTAGCTTTCGGCATTGGTGACCTTGCGCAGGAGGCCCGCGATGCCGCGCAGGATGCCGCGGGGCAGGAACCAGCGGCGCTCGGAGCGGCGCTGAAGGTGGTCGGCGTAGAGGCCGCGGGTCTTGGCGGACGGTGCGTCGGACACACGGGTTTCTTCGCGCACGCGCCGCCCCTCGAAGTGGCGGTGGAGCACCTGGCCGAGCGTGGCGCCGAAGAGGCGCAGGAACGGCTCGCCCTCGGTCTGGCCGTGGTCGGACACGACGATGAGGTCGTAGTGGCGGCCGGGCAGCCGGCGGATGATCTTCTCGATCTCGAAGATGCGGCCGAAGATGGCCCGCAGGTTTTTCAGCGCGGGCCGCGAGCGCGGGCCGTAGTGGTGGGCCAGCTCGTCGTAGCTGGCGAACGTGGTGAAGATGCGCGGCACGCCCGCGTAGACGTCGGCCATCACGGCCACGGTCTGCACCTCGCGGAAGACGACGTTCGAGAGCGCCCGCAGCACGGGGAACCAGCCCTCGACGACTGAGCTGTGGCGCCCGGTGCGCGAGAGGTAGCGGTCGTAGAGTTCGAAGAACAGCTCGCGGACGGCGGCAAAGGCGGTCATCAGCACGCGCAGGGGATGCATGAGGGCGAGCAGGAAGAGCCGCCAGCCGCCGATCTCCTCGAAGAACGAGCGCGGCACCGACGAGTTGGCCGTGAGCACGGCCCGGTCGGCATCGCCGTCCACCAGGTTCACGTAGCTCGAGCCGCCGCGCAGCACGCCCCTGCGGCCGCCGAGGCGGCCCCGGATGTACTCGGCGCTGTGGGGGCGGTTGCAGTTGATCACGCGGCGGTCGCGCCGCTCGTACCAGCGGAAGGCCGGGATGTCGGTGTTGTCGCCGTAGAACATGCCCACCTGGGCGTACGAGGTGGCGCTCGGCAGGCCGGCGGGATAGGCGTGGAGCTTGTACTCGCGGGTCCGCAGGCGGCGGCGCAGGCGCAGGAGGCGCCCCGTCTCGACGGCATAGGCGAGGTCGGCGTGGGCCAGGCCGTCAATCTGCACGCCCACGAAGCCGCGGTGCTCCATCGGCCCGCGATGGCGCCAGAGGCGCAGGGGCAGGTACTTCAGGAAGTAGTAGAGCGCGAACAGCCGTCGCGCCAGCATCATCGCTCCTCCTCTGCGGCGAGGAGGTCGGCCGTGCCGAGCAGCGCGCTGAGGTTGTGCTGCACGTAGTCCATGCGGACCGTGTGGTCGGCGTAGCTCGCGTAGAAGCCGCCGTGGGCGCGGGCGGGGTTGGGCAGCAGGTAGCTGTTGGCCGCGTCGTACTGGTGCGCGAGCTGGA harbors:
- a CDS encoding MgtC/SapB family protein, which produces MSLLASVTVEAAFIHEVLLPLVAAALLGGAIGLERELHGRAAGLRTHIMVCLGTTMAMVVSMQLYQRLPADATLRVDPSRIAAGVLTGIGFLGAGAIMKLKSTHRGLTTAACIWFVASLGIAVGAGAYALAVASTLLALLVLLLLARFEHRLHADTYREILLVAECGDCAEEVVARAHDAIERQGMHVQSQEFDENLEQRRVHATFNVRFRRGLASEQVVFRHLRELPGVKSIGWRNVAT
- a CDS encoding alkaline phosphatase family protein, translated to MLARRLFALYYFLKYLPLRLWRHRGPMEHRGFVGVQIDGLAHADLAYAVETGRLLRLRRRLRTREYKLHAYPAGLPSATSYAQVGMFYGDNTDIPAFRWYERRDRRVINCNRPHSAEYIRGRLGGRRGVLRGGSSYVNLVDGDADRAVLTANSSVPRSFFEEIGGWRLFLLALMHPLRVLMTAFAAVRELFFELYDRYLSRTGRHSSVVEGWFPVLRALSNVVFREVQTVAVMADVYAGVPRIFTTFASYDELAHHYGPRSRPALKNLRAIFGRIFEIEKIIRRLPGRHYDLIVVSDHGQTEGEPFLRLFGATLGQVLHRHFEGRRVREETRVSDAPSAKTRGLYADHLQRRSERRWFLPRGILRGIAGLLRKVTNAESYLVEKYYVDEDNDFVVTYSGTLAHVYFSRWPDRLDDAAVRREFPDVLDFLVQHPGVGLVATKAAEGGLILRSRRGVGRLFDGEVTVLEGENPLAPYDDAGPLGRRALERMGGFANSGDLILFGTYDERGFVCFDDQVASHGALGGAQFWPFLLVPNDPRFDHLVITDPRDLYHQVFLPYHHEPAPGRDS
- a CDS encoding alpha-L-arabinofuranosidase C-terminal domain-containing protein, producing the protein MAKLTIRVEDRLATISPMLYGHFAEHLGRCIYEGFWVGEGSAIPNTRGIRNDTVAAMRRLRAPVIRWPGGCFADDYHWLDGVGPRDARPSRLNIWWHDTESNHFGTHEFMDLCRQTGAEPYICLNVGSGTPEEAAAWVEYCNCAHPTTRAQHRAANGSPEPFNVKYWGVGNENWGCGGRFAPDDYAREYRRFACYLRGRSSSPIELIACGHTTPDWNRKFLETLGDFRMLDHLSVHRYYNCGHATEFTDTEYYNLYPRALQVEQDIVEAATAIALFNRTGRKIGVIVDEWGVWHPEARGDSGLYQRNTLRDALAAAACFDAFNRHADVVTMANIAQTLNVLQCVAQTQEEKMWLTPTYHAYDLYQGHMGNAAVRVDLDDVPTVEARKGDGAAVPHPVVSASASLDAARGECVITFQNLHLTEALDVTISLRGGKAEKVVAKVLTAKDVRDCNGPDTPNKVRPKRFDLAAKGSTLRATVPPHSLVSAKVILR